In Bacteroidia bacterium, the sequence TCACCAGGTAAAGCTGATGAATAAATTAAGCTATATCTCAGGTGTGGAACCTTTTGACCGGCTGGTGCAGGAGAAAAAAACATTTAGCCCAAAGCTCACTACCAACCTGTTGATGCGAAAGGGAGGACTGGAAATACAGATCAGTAATGGTTCGCAACAATTCTATGCGGCTATTCCCTTTCAAAATCTTAATGATATAGTTCTCGAAGACAAGGAGCAGATCCTCCTGAGAAAGGAGCGATCAGTACTTGGGAAGGCCATGCTTCGGGGTAACCTCCTGGATCCATTAGGCAGGCTGCAGAATATTTTTACGGACCTGATTCCACACAAAGGAGGAATAAAGGCTCCGGACCTTTATCTGTCCTTCTCTTTCCAGGATGACAATAATTGCAACAGAATGATCATTTTATCCTGCATGTATAAGAATAAGCTGCATGTCAGCAACTTTCTTTGCAGCCATCTTTGTGAATATTACAAGGTGTAACTATTTGATAGTCGTCAATTCCGGTTCTAATACATTTTTTGATAGAAAGCCCTCGTAGTTTTAACTGCCGGGGCTTTTTTCTTGCTATAGTGCGTCCGGTTCTGGTGAACTATTTTGATCCTAAAACCGGTTTCTTGATTAAACCCTTCTTAAACCGGATTTTTACATCTTACTTTTACATACGCCTATGAGGATAATTTATACATTCCTGATCTCGCTTTTCTGCATTATTTTCCTTCCGGCTAACTCTTGGGGCTATTCGCTTTCCGGAGCAGAAATATCATATCGCCATATTGGTTCAGATTCGTTTGAGGTCACCGCCCTGTATTTTGTGGATTGTTCCCAAACGCATTTTCAGTTTAACATATCAGTTACAGCCGCTCCTGTAAATTGTAATTCTGCCACAAAATATGCTCAGCTTACCTTAACTAATACTACTGATGTTTCACCCCTTTGCCCAAGTGCCTGCAATCGATGCAACAGTTCCTGCAGTCATGGTGTGGGATATAAACTTGAGACTTTTAAGGGAATCATTGACCTGGGGAGTATCTGCGATACCTGGCGGCTGAATATTGACAGGTGCTGCCGGAACTCCACTGTCAGTACAGGAACAGGTTTTTATCAGGGCATCTCTGCATATATTGACAAGAGCATGAATCCTGTCAACAGGCCTCCTGTATTTGACCGGGTAGAACCATTTTCTTTTTGTGCTTCTACCTGCAACACTGTGAATATGGGTGGTGTTGACCCGGACGGAGATTCGCTGGTTTATTCATTTGTTCCACCTTCTGCGGGAGCATTTGCCGGCAATTTTTCATATACAGGTTCCTACACTTATGAAAGACCCTTTGCATTCAACGGGTTTCCTTCAACCAGTCTTCCTTATAACTACAGCGCTTGCCGGGGATTGCATCTGGACCGCCAAACGGGCCTGCTCCAGTTTAAGGGAATGCAAAACCAAACTTCAGTCCTGGCAATTAAGGTAGAGGAATATAGAAATGGAGTTCTGGTGGGCTATACCATCAGGGACCGGGTCATCACTTTCAGACAGTGTGATGCGAATAACCAGCCCAGGCTTACCGGGCTGGATTCAACCGGTGATTTTCGATTGCTCGCCTGTAAAGGTGATACAATTGATTTGCCGGTATTTACACGTGATAACGATGCATCTGATTCCACGAAAATTTGGATGGAGCGCTCACCCCCCGGGGCCGTTTTTACCACTTTTAGCAGCGGGCGCAGAATGCACGGGAATCTTTACTGGGTTGTTCCGGATACCAATACCCAACCCGTGGATTATCATTTCATAATTACGGTTTCTGATAATAACTGCCCCTTTCCTGCGCGGATGACCCGTGATTTTATAATTCATGTAGTACCTGAATTAGAGAAAAAACATACAGTATCTGTGGGTTCGTGTGGGCTTGCCACTTTCAACTATCCTTCGGATTATATCCAGGAATTTATTTGGGCTGGTACGCCTTCCTTTGCTGATACCGGCCAAACCGTTCAGTATCTTTATGAGGCGAGGGGAGAATTTCCCTTCAGCCTGAAGGTTTCCACACTTTCCGGATGTAGCCGCGTGTTTAATGATACCGTGGATATAGGTTCAAATGTCTCATTCGTTGAGATTGATCTGGTTACCGATACTATGATTTGCGAAGGAGAAAGCCTGGATTTAATAGTTTCAGCAAGCAATGGCCAAAGTCCATACAGCTACAAGTGGTCTGACGGTCTCGGTAATAATGATACGCTTCACCTTACTCCTTCCACCTCAGTTAAATACTACGTGGAGGCAGAGGACAAGAGCGGGTGTAAAAACAATGATTCTGTTCTAATTACTGTGAACCCGTTGCCGGTGGCCTTTGCAGGGGTTGATTTTGAGCTATGCGCCAATGAAGGTTCGCAGGCGCTGTCAGGTATTCCGGCAGGAGGTAGCTGGTCAGGAACAGGTTTGTCAGGAAATACTTTCGATCCCGCCATTTCCGGTGCAGGTGATTTTAAACTCAAATATGAATTTACAGATTTTAATCAATGCTCCTCAGAAGATTCGCTTCAGGTCCGGGTCCATCCGGTTCCCACTACTTCGGCTGGAAATGATATTGACGTCTGCATAGAAGAAGCACCCGTCACGCTTACCCCTGTGCCTGCCGGTGGTATATGGACCGGTGCCGGGGTGACTTCCGGTGTTTTTGATCCCATTGCCGCAGGCGCTGGTACATACTATCTTCGCTATACTTATGTGGACTCGAACAACTGCGAAACGCAGGATTCGCTACGGGCAAATGTGCGCGAAAATCCGGCTACCGTTGATGCCGGTGCTTCGCAGGAAATCTGTGGAAGCAATGAATTGGTGAACCTTTTCGGGATGCCTGCCGGTGGAATCTGGACAGGTACTGGTATTACCCAGCAAAGCGGCAGCTATTTGTTTGATCCAGTTGCCTCCGGAGCCGGAGCACATATTCTCACCTACAAGTATATTTTAAATGGCTGTGCAAAACAGGATAGCACTTCTGTAACGGTGCATGCCAACCCTGAAGCTCAATTCACAGCAACGCCCGAAACCGGGAAAGCGCCACTACAAGTTCAGTTTAATAATTCCACGGATGTCCCCACGGATGAATGGTATTGGGTTTTTGGAAATAACCTGGCTACTTCTACTTTCAGGAATCCAAATTTTACCTTCAGCGATACCGGCTTGTACTCCGTTTATCTTTATGTGAAAAATACTTCAACGGGTTGTGAGGACAGCATCCTGAAAACAGATCATATCCGCGTGGGAAGTCCGGTTGGGATCCTTGAGCAGGTGTTTGCCGGGCAGGAGGTAAAGGTATATCCAGTTCCTGCAACGGAGCAGGTTGTGCTGGTGGCAGACGCTTCCGGTCAGCAACTGCAACTGACGATATATGACAGCCACGGAAAGCTGGTCAAAGCGATGCAGGTACTTTCAGGCAATCGTATTGTTGTAGAAAGAGAACAACTGAAGCCGGGGCTCTATCTTTTCCGCCTTGCCGGTCCGCATGGATATCTCCAAACCGGAAAGATTATCTTCAGGTAGAAAAAGTTTCCCGCAGATCACACAGATTTACGCAGAAATATAATCTGCGAGCAAAAGAGTTCACTTTTCCGGCATAATGAAGAAGCTCATGATGCACTGGCCAAATGCACGTTCTTCATGAAAGTGTTGAACTTCAGATAGCGAGACATTTGACGGATGTTCCATAACGAGCCATCCTTCAGGTTTCAGGACCTGGCGCTCAAAGATTAGTTCTGCTAATTCCTGGTACTGGCCGGGTTTAAACTTCGAAAAAGGGGGATCGGCATAAACGAAATCATAGCTTCGGTACTCATTCCTCAGGTGCCGGAATACCTCATTTCGCAGTACTTCAATCATTTCAAACTCAAGTTGCTTTGCCTGAGTACTTATGAATTTGGTGCAACCGGGATGCGAATCAACTGCGACTATGGACCGCGCACCCCGTGATGCAAACTCATAGCTTACGTTTCCCGTCCCCGCAAAAAGATCCAGCACATCCATCTCTTCAAAATGGAAATAATTGTGAAGGATATTGAAAAGGCTCTCCTTGTTTTTGTCCATTGTAGGCCGAACAGGGAGATTTTTCGGAGCACGTATCACCGCTCCTTTCTTGCTGCCACTGATTATTCGCATAGCGGAAGAGAAAATACAGTTGCGTAAAAATGCGCGGGAATGGCATTAAAGCGATAACTGTAATGAAACGAGTTTGGCAAAGGAGTGAATTCTATATTCCTGAAATATTCAAACAGCAAATCAAAGGTTTCAGAATTTTTATACAGGAAGCCGGAAAAATAATAGGTGTCTTTATCAGGATTGAGTTGAGCCTGATCGCTGACAAATAGCAGATAATAGAGCAGGTCCGTTTTGGTTTTGTACTGAAACGTGTTGTAGAGTTCCAGCGTATCGCCTCTTTTTACGGCTATTCTGAAATGCGTTTGGTCTACATCCACAAATGCCAGGGGAGCTTTTTCATTTTTGGATCGTGCCATTGTGTTTTCCAGAAATGGTGCTGCGGCATGGATGATCTTCGCATTGGGAAAATGCTTCCTGATTCCCTGGCTCATATATCGTTCGACAGCATAAACGAGTTCGGCCTGCGATTTTTTCAAAGAAGCTGAATTCAATTCCTCGGCTGGAGTATAGGGATGATTGAGCTCGTAATAATTTTTAAGGAGTTCCGGCAGAAACAAGGATTGCGGAACCAGTGTGGCTTTGCGATGGGAAATGCAAAATGTGATGGTCTTGTAGTGGTAACTCAACTCTTCGTGAAGGGCTTTGAGCTGCGTTATTTCCCTGACGTAGTCGAAGATGATGCGGGAATTACGCGGGTAAGATTTCAGAAGCAGGAATTTCTGCGCATATCCGTCAAAGGCCGCGTGGATCCACTGATCGTCTGCCAACATCAGATATAGATTGCACTGGGAGCTGGTTTCCCGGTTAAAGGAATCATCACGAATGTTATGTTCTATAGGAATTTTACTTCCAGTTTCCGGAATAGTTGGCATCTCTCATTGAACCTACTTGTAGTGTAAAATCGCTGCGGTAGGGCTTCGTATCCCTCACGCGGAAAACTTCCAGTGTTATGCCGCTACGGCTTATCTGGCCTGCTTCAATGCTCCATTTTGCGCCAGCACCTTCAGGAATATAAGGCAAGGAATCGGGCGGAAACGGATTGACCATTCCTGAATAAAAGGAATCCCGAACGGCCACGTAGGAAGTATCACTGATCACGGTTTCCATTGTATCCTGCGCATGGGGGTCGCCAATGGTCCGTATTACGGGCATTTGATCTTCTTTGATCATCGTTATGAGGCTGTCCCAGTTATCTGAAAACTCACCATTCAGATCACGGTAAATGATCTGGGCCTCGCGTATCTTTTCCAGGCGGGCTACCCGTTTATCTTTTATCCTGTCCCATTCCTGTTGTTGAAGGATCGGATCTCTTACAATCTTGTACAGGTAGAAGGAAAGGCCAATGATGGCAAGGGCCAGCACTATTTTAATGATCTTGTTCATGGGATGGACTATAGCTTTTAAAGAAACCTCGCAAAACTAAAAATTTCAGACTGATTGTTTCCCTTGGTTTTCTTTAAATTCAATGGTGGATGAATGTTTATCAATAATTAGTATCCTCAGTATCCCGGTATTTTATTTTTCTCATTCGTTTTTGCTTGTGCAATGCTTTCCAGGCTTTGCCCAATGAATGGATTACATCGCCAGCAGTTAAGGATTCATATCCGGAGCGGCTGGCGGCAATATTTCCGGCAAGGCCGTGGAGATAAACTCCCAGCAATGCTGCCTCTGCGGGTTCATAACGCTGCGAAATCAGACCTGTGATGACTCCGGTAAGCACGTCTCCTGTTCCGCCAGTTGCCATT encodes:
- a CDS encoding PKD domain-containing protein, with translation MRIIYTFLISLFCIIFLPANSWGYSLSGAEISYRHIGSDSFEVTALYFVDCSQTHFQFNISVTAAPVNCNSATKYAQLTLTNTTDVSPLCPSACNRCNSSCSHGVGYKLETFKGIIDLGSICDTWRLNIDRCCRNSTVSTGTGFYQGISAYIDKSMNPVNRPPVFDRVEPFSFCASTCNTVNMGGVDPDGDSLVYSFVPPSAGAFAGNFSYTGSYTYERPFAFNGFPSTSLPYNYSACRGLHLDRQTGLLQFKGMQNQTSVLAIKVEEYRNGVLVGYTIRDRVITFRQCDANNQPRLTGLDSTGDFRLLACKGDTIDLPVFTRDNDASDSTKIWMERSPPGAVFTTFSSGRRMHGNLYWVVPDTNTQPVDYHFIITVSDNNCPFPARMTRDFIIHVVPELEKKHTVSVGSCGLATFNYPSDYIQEFIWAGTPSFADTGQTVQYLYEARGEFPFSLKVSTLSGCSRVFNDTVDIGSNVSFVEIDLVTDTMICEGESLDLIVSASNGQSPYSYKWSDGLGNNDTLHLTPSTSVKYYVEAEDKSGCKNNDSVLITVNPLPVAFAGVDFELCANEGSQALSGIPAGGSWSGTGLSGNTFDPAISGAGDFKLKYEFTDFNQCSSEDSLQVRVHPVPTTSAGNDIDVCIEEAPVTLTPVPAGGIWTGAGVTSGVFDPIAAGAGTYYLRYTYVDSNNCETQDSLRANVRENPATVDAGASQEICGSNELVNLFGMPAGGIWTGTGITQQSGSYLFDPVASGAGAHILTYKYILNGCAKQDSTSVTVHANPEAQFTATPETGKAPLQVQFNNSTDVPTDEWYWVFGNNLATSTFRNPNFTFSDTGLYSVYLYVKNTSTGCEDSILKTDHIRVGSPVGILEQVFAGQEVKVYPVPATEQVVLVADASGQQLQLTIYDSHGKLVKAMQVLSGNRIVVEREQLKPGLYLFRLAGPHGYLQTGKIIFR
- a CDS encoding RsmD family RNA methyltransferase, which produces MRIISGSKKGAVIRAPKNLPVRPTMDKNKESLFNILHNYFHFEEMDVLDLFAGTGNVSYEFASRGARSIVAVDSHPGCTKFISTQAKQLEFEMIEVLRNEVFRHLRNEYRSYDFVYADPPFSKFKPGQYQELAELIFERQVLKPEGWLVMEHPSNVSLSEVQHFHEERAFGQCIMSFFIMPEK
- a CDS encoding DUF3822 family protein → MPTIPETGSKIPIEHNIRDDSFNRETSSQCNLYLMLADDQWIHAAFDGYAQKFLLLKSYPRNSRIIFDYVREITQLKALHEELSYHYKTITFCISHRKATLVPQSLFLPELLKNYYELNHPYTPAEELNSASLKKSQAELVYAVERYMSQGIRKHFPNAKIIHAAAPFLENTMARSKNEKAPLAFVDVDQTHFRIAVKRGDTLELYNTFQYKTKTDLLYYLLFVSDQAQLNPDKDTYYFSGFLYKNSETFDLLFEYFRNIEFTPLPNSFHYSYRFNAIPAHFYATVFSLPLCE